GTGTATATGAAAAATTTTTTATCACATTTGAAAATTTTGAACTTGAAATCAATAATACTTGTTCAAAATCATTATTATTTTTAGAAATTATCTTCTTAAATTCTGTCAAATGCTCTACTTTTATTATGTTTATAAAATTAAAAATTTTCTTTATTTTATTATAATTTTTCAAAATTTCTTTTCCTTCCAAGTCTATCAGGACTAATGTTGGAATCTTAGGAACTTTATCTTGCTGAACATACTGCTTTACTATTTGTTTATTTAACAAATTTTCATTTTCAAAATTTACAGATGATTCAGCGATACTATAAACTTGTATCTTATTCTGACTGTTTATTTTCTGAACATTTTTCATTTCTAAATCCACAGCTTTTACATTTTTAGAATCATTTAATATTAGTCCATTATTAATTTCATTTATTATTTTTTTGTAACTTTCCCGCTTTTTATGCAACTTTTTATAAAACATTGTTATAAATTTTAAATTTATTTCCAATCTTTCTTTTTTAAAAATTTTCTCCATCATTAAAAAATATTCTTCATTTTCAGTATTTTTTTAACATTGAACCTACTTTTTATATCGCTATTTTTTATATTTGAAATTAAATATGTCAGCATAGCGTATTTTTCATCTAACGAAATTATATTAGTAAACTCTTCAATATATGAAAAAAGTATCTTTTTTATGTACTTAATATTTTTCATCTCCAGAATTTTATGTAGCAATTTAAAATAAAAATTTTCCTGATATGTTGTTCTTCCAATATAAATCTTTTCCAATCTTTTGGACAGCACTTCCTTCAGATACTCTTCGCCTATTTCCTTTAAATTATAATTTCTTTCTCTAAACAGTTTTTCAATACTTCCACACTTCATATATTCTGAATATCTTATATTAAAATTTTTTAATATCTGCTTTACATCATTTTGAATATTTCTTGTATTTTCCTGAGTTCTATTTATTTGTTTATTAAATTGGTAAATGTTTAATTTTTCTTTTTTAAATAGTAAAATAAGTGAAATAAGCTCTCTTCTAAACGACATTTTCATATTTATGCTTCTATCTTCTGTTTTGAATACCTTTTCGTTATACCTTCCAAAATAATATAAATAATTTTTACTTTTATGTATTATTTCGTTATTATTTTCCCGTAAAAAGTTATTTACATTTTCAATTGTATAATCCAATTTTTTAAATCCATATTTCTCTTCCAGATATTTTCTGCTAATAATTTTAAAATTTAAAACTTCTTTTAACAAATCCCTTTCATTAAAATCAATTTCCACTGCCTACTTCACCCCATAATTATTATCTATGTAGCAATATACTTGCAAACATTTTCATAATAACAATTATGAGTTTATTTTTTTAGACGATATTTTTTACTTTCTCATTTTCTCAATTTTCTCCATAAACACTGACTTTTTTCAACTTCACATTAATTAATTTAAAATTAAATCAAACAATATTATATTCCACAATATCATTCAATTCATTTGATTTTATATATGAGATAAACACTAATGTTTTTCAAATTTTTTGATTATTTTATGCAAAAAATATTTTAAAATTGATTTTATGAATTTATTTATGTCGATATGAACTGATAAAGTTAAATAATTTCAAGATTTGAATGGAATAGTTATGTGATTTTATAATATTTCCCATTTAAATAGTGAATGTTTAATAAATTTTGAATTATATACTATTTAGTAAGGAATTTAAGGAGAAAACTATTACAGCCCTCTCCTTAATAAAATCTATTTTTCAAATAATTTCCAAATTTCAGATTTTTTCTGCTCCAACCGATCTTCCAGCTCATTCATCCACACCAGCGGATCTTTCGGATTTACAAGCCTTTTTATATTATCCCGATTTTTTTCTTTGTCAAACCAGATAAGTTTCGTAATCGCTCCAGCTCCAATTCCAATGATTGTCTTATTTTCCTCAATCATTTCGATATTGTAAATCGATTCACTTCCGTTTAAGGAATATCCAAGATTTTCTCCCCATTGAAAGCTGTTTTTCTGACGATACATATAATATGGAAAAAGCTCTTTATTTTTAGTCACATTTTCGATTTTTTCATAAATTTTTTCATAATCCAATATGTCTTCGTGAGCATAATTTTCTTTGTTAAGACGGCTTGCATTTTTTATTGCCAAATTGTGAATTGTCAGATTTTCCATATCATATTTGGAAATCTCGTCCATTGTGTACAAAATATCGTCCGTAGTTTCACGTGGTAATCCTAAAATTAAGTCCATATTTATTTCCAATCCCAGATTTTTAGCAAGCCTATAAACATTGTCAAACTGCTTCCTGTCGTGATAACGATTTACAAGTTTTAGAGTCTTTTCATTAAAAGATTGCGGATTTATGCTGATTTTATTTATTCCATAGCTTTTAATAATAGCCAATTTTTCCTCATCTAACGTATCAATTCTTCCTGCCTCAAATGTAAATTCCTTTAGATAATCTAAATTATAATTTTCTTTTACTGTTTTTAGCAATTTATCAATTTCTTCTGCCGTTAAGATTGAAGGTGTTCCTCCACCTATATAAATTGTGTTGATTTTTAAATCTAATTCCTGTGTTAGTTGTCCGATTTCACGGACTTCGTGGTAAATTGACTCTATGTATTCGTTATATCGCTCTGCATATTTTCCACGTAGCAGATAGGCTGGAAATGAGCAGTACGAACATTTTGTGGGACAAAAGGCGATTCCGATATAAATTCCGATTGTTTCCTTGTCTAGATATGGCTCCTGACGTTTTACAATATCTAGCAGAAGTTTTCTCTTTTCATCGCTTACAAAATATATTTTTTCCAATATTTCATCAATTTCATCGTAAGTTAGTCCCATTTTTAAAAATCGCCCTACAATCTTTGTAGGACGCACACCTATTAAAATCCCCCATTTATACTCATTTTTTTTATTAAACAGCTCCATTAGCGAACTTTTTGCCATAACTTCTGCCTGATCAAAATATTCTTCATTTACTTTCTTATGTGAAAATGTTACTTCTTTCAAGATTTTTTCATTTTTACTATCAATTAACACT
The Leptotrichia trevisanii DSM 22070 DNA segment above includes these coding regions:
- a CDS encoding coproporphyrinogen III oxidase, with amino-acid sequence MIRANIDINQNKLEEFVRVLLPENYDIISENSENDVEISVNSEKNQSVENFDKKCGKLKDLESKNIETIIVNTVLIDSKNEKILKEVTFSHKKVNEEYFDQAEVMAKSSLMELFNKKNEYKWGILIGVRPTKIVGRFLKMGLTYDEIDEILEKIYFVSDEKRKLLLDIVKRQEPYLDKETIGIYIGIAFCPTKCSYCSFPAYLLRGKYAERYNEYIESIYHEVREIGQLTQELDLKINTIYIGGGTPSILTAEEIDKLLKTVKENYNLDYLKEFTFEAGRIDTLDEEKLAIIKSYGINKISINPQSFNEKTLKLVNRYHDRKQFDNVYRLAKNLGLEINMDLILGLPRETTDDILYTMDEISKYDMENLTIHNLAIKNASRLNKENYAHEDILDYEKIYEKIENVTKNKELFPYYMYRQKNSFQWGENLGYSLNGSESIYNIEMIEENKTIIGIGAGAITKLIWFDKEKNRDNIKRLVNPKDPLVWMNELEDRLEQKKSEIWKLFEK